In Carassius gibelio isolate Cgi1373 ecotype wild population from Czech Republic chromosome B2, carGib1.2-hapl.c, whole genome shotgun sequence, a single genomic region encodes these proteins:
- the LOC127951598 gene encoding secretogranin-2-like — protein MMLSLPKLSVGGVAVLLVSLLQTLTIQGTSLRQHRLRGGDQSGFLAPSSDMIKALEYIESLKQRADGPESPTGDYDEVDKFRFLVQLASQQDENTPTREDATRWPENKVPQWVRSLLQVLEQAGETPASQPVPGNEQRSHKSRRPVADAESPARDYGGFVKPHKKYPLMFEDEENGRDSKRATEDLDEQYTPQSLANMRSIFEELGKLSATQNQKRENQDDDDAIDDGDLYKVRNLAYEDVTGGEEWVPLEEQLETEEVVKGSREEYERGLGDNGEQGEAIDRRASPTEDADENSDDDTKLVDYYLLKVLEMTNQAQKRDLMEGRRRLLSQPSLIDPRAIKQLLSAISTKLQVPPEDLVGMLFMEETRKQQQRLPETQLARKPSQPRFKSRVIKYYNGRQPEVTVSDIHPDVKTEDILKVLGLGNLANKNAKLSLLKQRPYKTAMAKYFNPSGRRGSLFLSELNKAPSKRKDDYNDDAVDEDEESTFLAAKLLTEYPDTSSSDRKRAIDSTMNGQLPYDLYEEAMKDFFDQVDNGKSMPTKRDTQGKEEPEAPQKPPTQDLAQETVDQTPPVPGTEEGKEYHGKMVVGM, from the coding sequence ATGATGTTGTCTCTACCGAAACTGTCCGTCGGAGGGGTGGCAGTCCTGCTTGTTTCCCTTCTCCAAACACTAACCATACAGGGCACCTCCTTGCGCCAACATCGCCTGCGAGGCGGAGACCAGAGTGGCTTCCTTGCTCCCAGCTCCGATATGATCAAAGCTCTGGAGTACATCGAAAGCTTGAAGCAGAGAGCCGATGGACCAGAGAGTCCAACAGGGGACTACGACGAGGTGGACAAATTCCGCTTTCTAGTGCAGCTTGCCTCCCAACAGGACGAGAACACACCCACGCGTGAGGATGCCACCCGTTGGCCTGAAAACAAGGTGCCACAGTGGGTTCGATCTCTGCTGCAGGTGCTTGAACAAGCTGGAGAGACTCCGGCAAGCCAGCCAGTGCCTGGAAACGAACAGCGTTCTCACAAGAGCAGACGCCCGGTGGCAGACGCAGAGAGCCCTGCTAGAGACTACGGGGGCTTTGTGAAGCCGCACAAGAAGTATCCGCTGATGTTTGAAGATGAGGAGAACGGCAGGGACAGCAAGCGTGCGACTGAGGATTTGGACGAGCAGTACACCCCTCAGAGCCTTGCCAACATGCGCTCTATTTTCGAAGAGCTTGGTAAACTATCTGCCACGCAGAACCAGAAACGAGAGAACCAGGATGATGACGATGCCATAGATGATGGAGACCTCTACAAGGTTAGAAACCTGGCGTACGAGGACGTGACCGGAGGGGAGGAATGGGTACCGCTAGAGGAGCAGCTCGAGACAGAGGAAGTAGTTAAAGGAAGCCGTGAAGAATACGAACGAGGGCTAGGAGATAACGGAGAGCAGGGCGAGGCCATTGATAGACGAGCTAGCCCTACTGAAGACGCTGACGAGAACTCAGACGATGACACAAAACTTGTGGATTACTACCTGTTGAAGGTCTTGGAGATGACAAACCAGGCACAAAAACGGGACCTGATGGAAGGAAGGAGGAGGCTACTGTCCCAACCCTCTCTAATCGACCCTAGGGCTATCAAACAACTGCTGTCAGCTATTTCAACGAAGCTCCAGGTGCCTCCAGAGGACCTGGTTGGAATGCTCTTCATGGAGGAaaccagaaaacaacaacaacgccTTCCTGAAACCCAGCTGGCTCGGAAGCCCAGCCAACCTCGTTTTAAGAGCCGTGTCATCAAGTATTACAACGGTCGACAGCCTGAAGTCACAGTGAGCGATATCCATCCTGATGTCAAAACTGAGGATATCCTGAAAGTCCTTGGGTTAGGGAATCTGGCCAATAAGAATGCAAAGCTTTCTTTGCTAAAGCAAAGGCCCTACAAAACAGCCATGGCAAAGTACTTCAACCCCAGCGGAAGACGGGGAAGCTTGTTCCTGTCCGAGTTAAACAAAGCTCCAAGCAAAAGAAAAGATGATTACAATGATGATGCAGTGGATGAGGATGAAGAGTCAACCTTCCTAGCAGCCAAACTCCTGACTGAGTACCCCGACACCAGCTCGAGCGATCGCAAGAGAGCCATCGATTCTACCATGAACGGACAGTTGCCTTATGATTTGTATGAGGAGGCCATGAAAGATTTCTTTGATCAGGTTGATAATGGAAAAAGCATGCCCACCAAAAGAGACACCCAAGGAAAAGAGGAGCCCGAAGCACCCCAAAAGCCGCCCACTCAAGATTTAGCACAGGAGACCGTAGATCAAACCCCACCTGTGCCTGGAACAGAAGAGGGTAAAGAGTATCACGGGAAAATGGTTGTAGGAATGTGA
- the LOC127951600 gene encoding AP-1 complex subunit sigma-3 isoform X1, translating to MMHFLLLFSRQGKLRLQKWFLPLPERERKKIVKDMTTMVLSRKPRTCNFLHWKDLKIVYKRYASLYFCCALENQDNELLALEILHRYVELLDKYFGNVCELDIIFNFEKAYFILDEFLMGGEIQETSKQSIAKSVEASDMLQETMEEYMSKPAF from the exons ATG ATGCACTTCCTGTTGCTGTTCAGTCGTCAGGGGAAGTTACGGCTGCAGAAATGGTTCCTGCCcctgccagagagagagaggaagaagatTGTGAAGGACATGACCACTATGGTGTTGTCACGAAAACCACGCACATGTAACTTCCTGCACTGGAAGGACCTGAAGATTGTTTATAAGAG GTACGCCAGTCTGTATTTCTGCTGTGCTTTGGAGAACCAGGATAATGAACTTCTGGCTTTAGAGATTCTGCACCGTTATGTGGAGCTACTTGACAAATACTTTGGCAAT GTATGTGAGCTGGACATCATCTTTAACTTTGAGAAGGCTTATTTCATCCTGGATGAGTTTCTGATGGGTGGAGAGATTCAGGAGACGTCAAAACAGTCTATTGCAAAGTCTGTAGAGGCCTCTGATATGCTGCAAGAG ACGATGGAAGAATACATGAGCAAACCAGCCTTCTGA
- the LOC127951600 gene encoding AP-1 complex subunit sigma-3 isoform X2 has translation MHFLLLFSRQGKLRLQKWFLPLPERERKKIVKDMTTMVLSRKPRTCNFLHWKDLKIVYKRYASLYFCCALENQDNELLALEILHRYVELLDKYFGNVCELDIIFNFEKAYFILDEFLMGGEIQETSKQSIAKSVEASDMLQETMEEYMSKPAF, from the exons ATGCACTTCCTGTTGCTGTTCAGTCGTCAGGGGAAGTTACGGCTGCAGAAATGGTTCCTGCCcctgccagagagagagaggaagaagatTGTGAAGGACATGACCACTATGGTGTTGTCACGAAAACCACGCACATGTAACTTCCTGCACTGGAAGGACCTGAAGATTGTTTATAAGAG GTACGCCAGTCTGTATTTCTGCTGTGCTTTGGAGAACCAGGATAATGAACTTCTGGCTTTAGAGATTCTGCACCGTTATGTGGAGCTACTTGACAAATACTTTGGCAAT GTATGTGAGCTGGACATCATCTTTAACTTTGAGAAGGCTTATTTCATCCTGGATGAGTTTCTGATGGGTGGAGAGATTCAGGAGACGTCAAAACAGTCTATTGCAAAGTCTGTAGAGGCCTCTGATATGCTGCAAGAG ACGATGGAAGAATACATGAGCAAACCAGCCTTCTGA